tgtaacaagattctttgtcttgtgtctttgtgattcccgttccattgttgcagAAAATTGTTTTTGCAGAGGTCTCATATGCAACGCTGCCCActttgtgacgcttaatgttgaagcgaatttccccaggagtctcatgcattcttctgcagaagtcctggtagcttttcTGAGCCTCCTTGTTCGCATGGCTATGTCTAgcccctttgcctctggcaatcTCACTCCCAGAAATCTTAAGAGCTGAGTGGGTACCCAatgctcttgtctctgtttattaaccaaccgtgatgttctaggaaggttattaccattTTCTGGTCTTGTTGGAGTTTCCCCCCATCCTTTGATTTTACccggatgtcgtccaggtaagggtatatctctacccccctttctcatctctgccactagaggggctagaacctttgtaaacgaCCTTAGGGAAGTTGCCAGACCAAATGTTAGTGCTGTGTATTGATAATACtcttgatttactgcaaaccttaggaatctttgatGCCCTTTTGCTATTGGTACATGTaataagcgtcttttaagtctatcgccaccatccagtctcctggttgtacctcttgtaTAATCAGATTTACAGACACCATTTTGAACTTTCTTATCTTCAAGAATGAATTTacctttcttaggtctaggattgctctgtaatcccctgtaggCATCTTTACCAAAATTATTCTGGAAAAATTCCGCTTCCTCTTACCTTTTCTATTACTTCTGCCTGTAGTAATTTCCTTAAAGCCGTATTCCTATAACAGCTGGATTCTCAGAAGCTGAACACCTCTTTATTTTATTCATCTGTTGGAGACTGAATCTCCTGGCTCTGTCCTGATgcctttgttattattgcatctaGTTTGCTGCCGAATaggaattcaccttcaaatggtaatgtacataaggtgttctttgatgctgtgtcagccatccactgtctgagccataaagctcttcttgctgataccgctaGTACCATAGACTTGGctgctatttttactgcatccaatGAGGCTTCTGCTATGTAATCAGTTGCCCATTTCACCACTGACAACGCCTTAAGAATAGTACTTCTTTTACACCcttgtctattgcctcttcaatattggcaatccacactcgcatagctCTAGCAATTGatgtagttgctatggctggcttgtaggctgttcctgccgtaacatatgctttttttaatgcataatccaTCCTTTTATCCATAGCGTCTTTTAATGACGCTGCCTCCTCTAAGGGaattgtggtcttttttactattctggaaatagcaagATCCACCTTTGGGCTAACCTCCCACTTTCTCATttcctcttgtgggaatggatacatcttcccaaaccttttaggcgtaaTACTCCGGCGTCTGGTtgcgccaactccacctgaatgaggtgcttaattacttgatggatagtaaagactaccttttaaagcagcagcagtaACAGCAGTAGTAGtactagtagcagtagtagcaatagtagcaatagtagcagcagtagcagcagtagtagcagtagtagcagtagtagcaatagtagcagtagtagcaatagtagcagtagtagcagtagtagcagtagtagcagtagtagcagcagtAGTAGCCGTAGTAGCACGCCTAGCCTGTCAAAGCAGGCCAGTACAGAActcttgaagcagccaggacacttttttttttttttatttttttttttaaatttcagaggtgcctgttttcaacctcctcctgtttggattcgaTCCCACAACTTCATCCAAGTATATCtcaaacactgcacaccccaactctgtgagccacaagatACCATTGTGTTAACTCCTAAATGTCTTTCAGTTCAAAAACCTGTATCAaggctttgatgagtggatccaccctttCTACATCAATTTCAGATtattcctgaatatcttgatctgatgaatccatttcattctctgacacatgaaaacaatcactttcagacccatatgatgaaaaacctttccccttatccagactggtctgggatatagatctttcctgcgcagggttaacagcttgctgcaCTTCCGCATCAACTCTTCCTTCATCAATAAAGAAAATGCTCATTTGTTCACTGGTATCACCTGCAGGTgtcttaagacaatcttcacataattacttccctattagggctggtttctcacaagctgaacaccatttagtttcttagcaaccttcatttatgttgcagggattcccccgtcccttttgaagatcctgcttctgggagggtaaccactgaactaatttataaaacaaaataaatgctaaacatacaccctaatgtatatatatatataccatctctcttttcccattgtagaactaaactaaggactcacctagtcttgggaactgatgtTTTGGGTGTCTCCATTTTTGCatccatatccagcacttggcttctccctgctgagcgttccatgctgcagcttcactcacacatacatcgTGTGGCCGTCGCATTcatgacgtcatcaagtgctcgtgctCGTGCACCCGCACGGCTCGCGTGTCCGTGCACGCACTTGCCGGCCTGCACGCGCGCGCTCCCGAGCGGCTACGTGCCCTGTACCCTTCTCCGCAGTATCCTTGATACACTTGCGGTCCTCTGAACCTCCTAGGTTCACCGCGGATTCCTGGGGTAGTACCGCCGCGTTGTTACGCTGTTGCGGTCTGTAGAGCTCCTCCGCTCGCAGCTATTGCTGCTCCCCCTTCCGCGTGTGGCGGGCTGCCGGGTACCTTACCGCAGCGTTCAGGCGcttatgcggtgagtctgggcctccatgGGTCCCAGCTGCAGCTGTTGTGCGCCTCGATCCTGGGCATTGCACTAAGCTTTTGCGCTGCagctccttccccccacccaacaggggtacccccgactctaaggggtctccgacttgccccccgcagggcgcaccgcggagcttcagggcagagagggtgagacccTGGTTAACTGCACAAAGTGCAGTAGGTGAGCCctgttaaaaaataacaaatcctacacctagctgtgaggacaggaaaaagactggtgtgcaggtagagggaggggccttatatggtctacctgcaaaagtctacttcctgtcctacctagagtgagaagggattaacccaatggtgcccactgccagggtgatcaggaaagaaaacatatacaaaattctGTTTCACTGGTACTTAACTccaagtaggctgagccagatcttccctggaACCCTGATCTCTGCTGGAGGGGGTGTGGCCagagaggagatatggctcatatctggtggacttGTCCGCAGATTAAAACATTCTGGCTTATGATTCAGAACCTCACAGAACTAAGAATACAGATAAATCCGCTGACTTTTTTACTGGCCATGCCTATTGAAGAATCTCTGGAATTAGTACAGATACAGCTGGTTCTGTTTGAGTACAAGCTTCTGGTTCTTTGTATATAAAAAATGCTGTAAAGATACCCCCTTGAAACACTGTTATATTACTAATTTGTTTATCCCtgtgaaaaccaataaaaaagttTGAAACAAACACACTTGTGTtggtataacagttttactgcagaCTAATAATAACAACACTCCAAAACATACAAGCCTCGCAGGGTCGTACCCCTTCACCGTGCTCCCCTTTGCACCGTGTTCTCACCcttgtggggtttaccccaagtACTAAAATGCCCATGAGCACCCAACACTCTGGTGTCCATGGAGTAAATCACCCTCCCAATGTCCCACTAGCCCATGGTGCATGGTGAGACGAGATACcagccgggtgtgtccacacctgggcgCGCAAGGATGAATATGGGATCCACAGATCCGAAGTGATGAATTGCGACGTctccgcctctgcgttgggtgggTTCCGCGTGGATTGTACCACCTTAGAGAATCTGTGGTCATAGATGGATGATCTGCTCCCTGATCAACCTGGTCCAGGATGCAGCCACGTCCTGGCTTTGTCTCTATTCTCTGgttctacagggcagtgtccctgcagcaaccacaagctacacaggggagtcggggcctagctggggcccaataggggatatctggcctattgcaggtgccacagacacctgcacagactGTACCTCTTACCCCTTctttgtcccagctccaactggcgtggCTTGCAGCACACGAAAAGTATCTGCAGAGCAGGAGGAttcaggagccctattggctgataaGTGCTATGTGACTCTGTCCCAGAGGCtgatgggatatgtagtccctgctTGCAGTCTTTTTCTATTGGCCGCCATTCACACGCTTGTCCTGCGAATGCGCAGTATCGTGCGCATGTGCAATTGCCTCTAAGATGGCGTGGCCTGCAAAGGAAGCGACGCGATCGCCATCGCAACCTTCCTGGCACCTCCGGAACCTGCTCCGTGCCTTtgctcccacacacagccctccccgCACCTTCCCCACCCTCCATTGTTGGTCACAGCCGCAGCGGTCAAGGGGAGCCCAGAGAGCGACCCATGCTAtacacctctgcacacatctcttacacaaagatacgccctttcctctgttgcccgactgctaaaactctgacacagaccctcattctctcccgtctcgattactgtaacctcctgctgtctggccttcctgcctctcacctgtctctcctataatgtatcctaaatgctgctgccagaatcacactactcattcctaaatctgtctcagcgtctcccctgctgaaatccctctcctagcttcctatcaaatcccgtatcacacacaattctcctcctcactgttaaagctttatactcttctgcttctccttacagctcagctgtaatttcttgctatacaccatcccaactcttgcattctgctcaaggatgtcttctctctacccctttcgtatctaaagccctctcctgccttaaatctttctcactgactgccccacaactctggaaggcccttccccgcagtatccgactagcaccctctctatccacctttaagacccacctgcttaaggaagcatatgagtagctccatggctgataatttacaactcatacataaaccttggccccctgcagacacacttaccagaacgcccacctactgtctctgtacgttcttcctaccaaccaatttgattgtaagctctttggagcagggactccttttcctaaatgttacttgtgtctaaagcacttcttcccattatgttttatttgtattatttgttatttatacgattgttatgtgtattagtgctgtgaagcgctatgtacactaatggcactatGTAAATAAAAGACATAGATACCTACCCTGTGTACACACTTGGGTGACAAGGTTTTCTTACTGAGATACATTGTATACACTCTGCACatgggaaaggtttctcccctgtgtaaaTGCTCTGGTGTCTGAGGACTGTCCTCCTATTACGGAATTGAGTATGATGTAATCCCCTTTTATGAATTGTTTGGTGTGTGTTGAAGTGCCTCTCAGGGATGAAATGTTTCCCAAATTCTGAACAATTAAAATGTTGCTCCCTTGTGTAAATCTGCTGGTGTAACAAGAGGCCCCACTTCGTACAAAATGGTTTACCCAACTCTGAACAAGCAAATTATTTCCTGTGTGAATCATGTGGTGTGTGAGGTCATTCATCCAAGAAACGTTTTTCCTATACTCTGTCCATGTGAAAGGCCTCTCCCTGCATGAATTTGTTGGTATCTGAAGAGGTGACCCTtaacactgaattgtttcccacactgaacaagcaaatggtttctcccatgtaaatacttgggtgtgacaggaggtcacactctgtactgaattgtttccaacaccctgaactagggttagacaataacaaaaatacttCCCACCATAAGAGTATTAAGTAATTTATTGTGATAACAATATTCAGCAATATATTAACACCCAATAGAAAGCAAAAAAGCAAaagtcctcaaaatgttcaaggTCATTTATTGTGAAACATATTTCTTATACAAATCCATTTCATTcttaatacaatgtaaaaaagcaaatatattttaattttaagaatAACAAAGGTTTCAATGAAAATGTTACACTAACTACACCCACACTAAAGCCCCCTttctttaccattttatttttatttatttataaaatgttttaccaggaattataggctaaagcagtaaaattcagggcattattgaaaaccctgctctctgattggttaaaattccgggcattatccacagtaatgccctgaatttcagcagcttgcaaaatgcagttttcaatctgtttatttccagccaatcggctttcagaacagctgagacagggcaggggattggtttgaattaagtaaaagctctgagacatggcaggggattggtcaaaaagtatcagccacgttTAGCTCCACCCActcccgagctgacagattttctgagcagattcagttgaattgggaggagagagactgcaaagaagtaagtgtgttgtgtatagaggtgcagtgttgtgtgtgtgtgtgtgtgtgggggggggggggggtggtgagggggttgtagaggtgctgtgctgtgttgtgtgtagagctgggggggagagtttagtaagtggctgcattttttattatggctgcagtgtgtgttgtgctgttgtatgtgtagcagccgtttgtgtgagtgtagagcttgtgtgtgtgtgtgtgtgtgtcagtggcagcgTTTATGGGTgttgcatgtgtgtgtagcagcagagtttgtgtgtgtagagctgctgtgtgtagagctgctgctgtgtgtgtagaggtttgTGTgggagttgctgtgtgtgtgtgtgtgtgtgtgtgtgtacacagagggggtggcagtgtgtggatatagatatctgcagtgtaagcgtatatagaggtggtttcatgtatttaccattttattttaataaaaaaatctatttaactatacaaaagtgtctattatttatgaaataagcctacgtttagcctataatataaataatcctctcagaacagggcattactgcccaataatgccctgttctgaggggattattacttaaataatatattgagagttacttctcgttttcatgtatttcctgggcacagagttaagatgacaaataatacatggttacaaatacagttacataagtgaacagggtatacataatatacaagacattgcatgcacagttaaagataatatatattataagcatatgtaacagttacagaccagattaaaatgtgagagccttagttttgaaagaacttaaactggtggtggatgcgagagtctccggtaggttgttccagttttggggtgcatggcaAGTGAATGTACAATTACCCCCTCGACCCCCCTTCTCCTGTACACATCAATAGGGCATGGGTAGGCGTGGGTTAATGggcatggggaaggagggggtcaaGAGGCACGGTAGAGAGCCGAGAGAAatacgggggaggagagaaaggggttgagtcatggtggaagggaaggggtaaGAGACAtggcagaggggaagtggttaatATGGAGGGGTGAGATTACCAGCAGGAGGATTCCTTATAGCTGCAGCATGTGAAAGTCAAGGAGCTCCCAGACTCGCTCCCACTCCACTGTCTCTACCAGACCCACACTCAGTCCTCTCTGACAGTCCCCACCTCCACGCCTCTCTGCCAGACCCACCCCCACTCTGCAGCTGCTGATAGGAATGCCATGGTAAGAAGTAAGGCAAGTATTGCGTTACCCTCCATTTTTATTACTGCAGTATTACTATGCTactggtatattgcccaaccctacttTGAACAATCACATTTTATCTCATGTATGAATCCTCATGTGTGTAATGAGGCTGATCCTCAGTGATAAGCTTTCCCCACACTATGTACATGGAAATGGTTTCTCCCGTGTATGAatcctgtggtgggtgaggaggtggctcatttgagaaaagcttttcccacactctgtacatgtgaatggtgtcTCCCCTAAATGAGTcctctggtgtatgaggagactGCGCTTAGTACGGAATGGtatcccacactctgtacatgtgaatggtttctcccctgtatgaatccgctcatggctGAGGAGCTCCGCCTTCGTataaaagcttttactacactctgtacatgtgaatggtttctcccgtgtatgaatcctgtggtgggagaggaggtggctcatttgagaaaagcttttcccacactctgtacatgtgaatggtttctcccctgtatgaatccgctcatggttgaggagctctaccttccgagaaaagcttttactacactctgcacatgtgaatggtttctctcctgtatgagtcatctggtgtatgaggaggcttctcttaatactgaattgtttcccacactctaaacatgtgaatggtttcacccctgtatgagtcatctggtgtaggAGGAGACAGCTcttaactgtgaattgtttcccacactctgtacatgtgaatggtttctcccctgtatgaatccgctcatggatgaGGAGTTCTTTCTTcccagaaaagcttttactacactctgtacatgtgaatggtttttcccCTGTATGAGttatctggtgtctgaggagggttctcttaatactaaattgtttcccacactctgtacatgtgaatggtttttctcctgtatgagtcatttGGTGTAGGAGGAGACTGCTcttaactgtgaattgtttcccacactctgtacatgtgaatggtttctcccctgtatgaatccgctcatggttgaggagacctgtcttccgagaaaagcttttactacactctgtacatgtgaatggtttctcccctgtatgagtcatctggtgtctgaggagggttctcttaatactaaattgtttcccacactctgtacatgtgaatggtttttctcctctatgaatcatctggtgtctgaggagacggctcttaactgtgaattgtttcccacactctgaacatgtgaatggtttctcccctgtatgaatccgctcatggatgaggagatctgtcttccgagaaaagcttttactacactctgcacaagtgaatggtttctctcctgtatgagtcatctggtgtatgaggagactgctcttagtacggaattgtttcccacactctgtacatgtgaatggtttctcccctgtatgaatccgctcatgtttGAGGAGGTCCGCCTTTGTAGAAAAGCTtctactacactctgtacatgtgaatggtttctccccagtATGAgtaatctggtgtctgaggagatgGCTCTTAGTACtgtattgtttcccacactctgtacatgtgaatggtttctcccctgtatgaatctgcTCATGGATGAGGAGTGCTTTCTTcgtagaaaagcttttactacactctgtacatgtgaatggtttttcccCCGTATGattcatctggtgtctgaggagggttctcttagtactgaattgtttcccacactctgtgcatgtgaatggtttttctcctgtatgagtcatctggtgtaggAGGAGACCCTGCTTAactctgaattgtttcccacactctgtacatgtgaatggtttctcccctgtatgaatccgctcatggttgaggagatctgtcttccgagaaaagcttttactacactctgtacatgtgaatggtttctcccctgtatgaatcatctggtgtctgaggagacggctcttagtactgaattgtttcccacactctgaacatgggAATGGTTTCTGCCCTGTATGAAGCCGCTCATGTTTGAGGAGGGTCCTCTTGGTAATtaactgtttcccacacactgtacaagtaaaaggagtcactgatgtctgaatcatctggtgtgaAAGTAGTTTCCCCTTCAGTGAGAAACTGCTCCCACcatctgtacatgtaaaggtttgctccctagcggggacacaaaggtgtgtgagcaggtccctgtccagtgagaagcttttgccacactgacaacagaGAAAAGGCTGAGCACCACGGCTTCTTAAATCTCTCgcataccttttgctggacccatatttagagtccttctccgctgtgtgctgtacaaggtctgtaaattcaccatcatgtgccactggttccttgcacgtgtctaaaatgtggcaggaatcattgctttttggcacttctgggctgcgaggagtcagacagcttctggatgtatcagagctcaagttctgttcctcattcaggccgatctctaacagaagtaaacaaaagacagaacaaatgttttcaatctgtaaatcaaattgctgaacgcaaattacaaatccaaaacactgAAAAATCTATTTCACCAATACTTAATTaacaaaatacaggcataccccgcattaacgtacgcaatgggaccggagcatgtatgtaaagcgaaaatgtacttaaagtgaagcactaccttttctccacttatcgatgcatgtactgtactgcaatcgtcatatacgtgcataactgatgtaaataaggcatgtgtaacaggctctatagtctccccgcttgagcacaccttcgttacaggtagggagccggtattgctgttcaggacgtgctgactggcgcatgcgtgagctgacgtttgcctattgagtgagatgtacttactcgcgagtgtacttaaagtgagtgtccttaaaccggggtatgcctgtattctctTACCCAGGGTTTTAAAATTGTGGCACATGGACATCCAGTGGCCCCTAATAACTGTGGTGGTTCCCGAAGGCCTGAAATGTATTTGTAGCAGCTCTCACAGTGAAATCATTGATACAAatataacttgtatttattactgtatgcaTTATTTAAGGATACATGTACATCCTCCAAATAATTAACACTGAAAATGTCCATGAGATGTAAAGTTAAGGAACTCCTGGTCTATCATATTAGTGCATTAATAATATCAACTAAACCAGACAGCAACCTATAGtgtaaagatactgtagatgcccatgtgtgtatgtctttatttatataaggccccgcaatgtactcagcgctttacagcagaaacaatgcagtacagggaattataatacaataagtgcaacaaacaaaatcagacaataggaacggaaatccctgccctggagagcttacaatctaagtgatgcagTGACTACACTGCCCATGTAATCTGCCATAAGACCCACAAACTaaactgctcccttttgtgtcatATTTTGTCAGTCAAAAATACTATTCATATAATTTCCCAAGCAGGCGGCCTTGGTGTAATGTTtgactcctctctttccttctccccaCAAATTAAAATCAAAGACAAAAAAGGAGCACTGCAGAAAAGAAGAACTGGAGgcaaaagtagaaaaaataaGAGTTATTGAGACACACAGCCCAAGTTAAAAGagaaacctccaacgcgtttctcgccatgggcgctttatcaaagagtggtttCCTGCATCTAGAGAGTGTCACTTTATAGGCACTCCCCGCCGGAAACACTGCCTACCTGTATCCCTGGTAAAAAAAGTCATGTGGGAACAAAACAGTCCGGGGAAAATGTAACCACGGAAAGAAGGCAGTACAACGGTGGGGGAGAAATCCAGCAAAAGGacacaataaagaatacaataaaaataaacttaaatagactcataaggacaataaaaattaaatgaaaaagcATAACATTTAAAAATGGATAGGATATGGGGAGAATACAATTATCTTAGATTAAATTAACTGTAAcaccaaataatataatataatcatgtaataatatacaaataataaatgtAACCTCAACTACCAAGGCAAAGAACAATTTGAATCTTGATAAAgggaatatacagttaggtccggaaataattggacactgataaaaGTTTTATTATTTCGGCTCTGTACGAAAATAAatccaagttacagttaaataatgaaatgggcttaaagtgcagtatatcagctttaatttgagggtattcacatcaaaattggagaaagggtttaggaattacatctctttaatatgtagctccctctttttcaaggaaccaaaagtaattggacaattgactcaaaagctgtttcatggacagatgtgggctattccttcgttatttcttcatcaattaagcaggtaaaaggtctggagttgattccaggtgtggcattcacatttggaagctgttgctgtgaacccacaatatacggtcaaaggagctctcaatgcaagtgaaacagggcatccttaggctgcaaaaaaaaaaaaagaaatccattcgagagatagcaggaacattaggagtggccaaatcaacagtttggtacattcggagaaaaaaagaacgcagtagtgagctctgcaacacaaaaaggcctgggcgtccacggaagacaacaatggtggatgatcgtaggatcctttccatagtaaagaaaaaccccttcacaacatccagccaagtgaagaacacactCCAGGAGGTAgatatatcattatccaagtctaccataaagagaagacttcacaagagcaaatacagagggttcaccacaaggtgcaaaccattcataagcctcaaaaataaaaaggccagattagactttgccaaaaaaTATCTGAAAAAGCCAGCCCAATTCTGGAACagtattctttggacagatgaatctaagatcaacctgtaccagaatgatgggaagaaaaaagtatggagaaggcttggaacggctcatgatccgaagcataccacatcatctgtaaaacacggtggaggcagtgtgatggcatgggcatgcatggtttacaatggcactgggtcactaatgtttattgatgatgtgacagaagacagaaacaGCCGGATGAATTCGGAAGTGTatgggatatattgtctgctcagattcagccaagttaattggatggcgcttcactttacagatggacaatgacccaaaacatactgcgaaagcaaccaggAGTTTAAGGCagagaagtggaatattctgcaatggccaagtcaatcacctgatctcaacccgatcaagcatgcatttcacttgctgaagacaaaacttgatgcagaaagacccacgaactgaagatagctgcagtaaaggcctggcaaagcatcacaaaggaggaaacccagcacttggtgatgtccatgcgttccagacttcaagcagtcattgtatgcaaaggattctcgacaaagtattacaaatgaacattttatttatgattgtgttcatttgtccaattacatttgagccactgaaataaggggactgtgtatgaaaatggttgcaaatcctaaacgtttcatacgatatttttgttcaaccccttgaattaaagctgaaagtctgcacttctattgcatctcggttatttcatttaaaatccattgtggtgagtacagagccaaaattatgaaaattgtgtcagtgtccaattatttccagacctaactgtacataatgaataagatgtaaataaataaaccacactGAGAAAATTGCCACATCATGCAAACAATACTACTCATCAAATGTGactagagagagacacatatgtatctcaatgatagaaacaaatgtatatgaaaaataCATAGTATTATATAACCTCAGAATGGGCAAAGGAATAATATAGCTTAGAGAAAATGTtttaggtcccattctgtattaatcccAAAAGGGG
The window above is part of the Ascaphus truei isolate aAscTru1 unplaced genomic scaffold, aAscTru1.hap1 HAP1_SCAFFOLD_610, whole genome shotgun sequence genome. Proteins encoded here:
- the LOC142485592 gene encoding uncharacterized protein LOC142485592; translation: MDPHLLSFPVDVPVSLEIKSEKEETDTEEHVTPIKEEIDAFPVCEIGLNEEQNLSSDTSRSCLTPRSPEVPKSNDSCHILDTCKEPVAHDGEFTDLVQHTAEKDSKYGSSKRYARDLRSRGAQPFLCCQCGKSFSLDRDLLTHLCVPAREQTFTCTDGGSSFSLKGKLLSHQMIQTSVTPFTCTVCGKQLITKRTLLKHERLHTGQKPFPCSECGKQFSTKSRLLRHQMIHTGEKPFTCTECSKSFSRKTDLLNHERIHTGEKPFTCTECGKQFRVKQGLLLHQMTHTGEKPFTCTECGKQFSTKRTLLRHQMNHTGEKPFTCTECSKSFSTKKALLIHEQIHTGEKPFTCTECGKQYSTKSHLLRHQITHTGEKPFTCTECSRSFSTKADLLKHERIHTGEKPFTCTECGKQFRTKSSLLIHQMTHTGEKPFTCAECSKSFSRKTDLLIHERIHTGEKPFTCSECGKQFTVKSRLLRHQMIHRGEKPFTCTECGKQFSIKRTLLRHQMTHTGEKPFTCTECSKSFSRKTGLLNHERIHTGEKPFTCTECGKQFTVKSSLLLHQMTHTGEKPFTCTECGKQFSIKRTLLRHQITHTGEKPFTCTECSKSFSGKKELLIHERIHTGEKPFTCTECGKQFTVKSCLLLHQMTHTGVKPFTCLECGKQFSIKRSLLIHQMTHTGEKPFTCAECSKSFSRKVELLNHERIHTGEKPFTCTECGKSFSQMSHLLSHHRIHTREKPFTCTECSKSFYTKAELLSHERIHTGEKPFTCTECGIPFRTKRSLLIHQRTHLGETPFTCTECGKSFSQMSHLLTHHRIHTREKPFPCT